In the genome of Dermacentor silvarum isolate Dsil-2018 chromosome 1, BIME_Dsil_1.4, whole genome shotgun sequence, one region contains:
- the LOC125942533 gene encoding uncharacterized protein LOC125942533, whose translation MLLRVQLRHEVRVVSERLDETEAPNKTRAVSQPALSTVPPVLPRLPADNIKELEAAVRDEAVAATLRKHLLQIGGKSLREVASYAMKAVMAHPVQVLYSLHSRKGKRAFINLKLCRIVTDVICAKGGGDLTQAQDFIKWLPGSVDSGGGRKRRFTETFAAEQPDDPSLQSRNHCLPTAALSLPHPCPQVPGKSTVGPSSPAAPAPPPAAAPGAEHPY comes from the exons atgctgctgcgggtgcagctgaggcatgaagtacgggtcgtgtctgagaggctggatgaaactgagGCTCCTaacaagacccgtgcagtgtctcaacctgccttgtcgacggtgcctccagttcttcctcggctacctgccgacaatattaaagaattagaggcagccgtgcgggatgaggctgtggctgccaccttg cgcaagcacctcctgcaaataggagggaagtcactgcgcgaggtggcatcgtatgccatgaaggctgtaatggcgcaccccgtccaagtgctttacagccttcatagcaggaaggggaagagggcattcatcaatttgaagttatgccggatagtcacag atgtcatctgtgcgaaaggggggggcgacctgacacaagcacaggacttcattaagtggttgccagggtctgtggacagcggtggtggcaggaagaggcgtttcacagaaacgtttgcagcagagcagcccgatgatccctcccttcagagcaggaatcattgcctgcccactgctgccctctccctgccccacccttgccctcaggtccctggcaagtccaccgtcggcccctcct cccctgctgcccctgcccctcctcctgctgctgcccctggagctgagcacccctactga